The following are encoded in a window of Lactobacillus intestinalis genomic DNA:
- a CDS encoding type 1 glutamine amidotransferase: MRINVLQHTPNEGPGSIKTWANMHNDEFYVYHPETFGVLPTADETDLLVILGGPMSPNDNLDWIKQECNLISELLKAHKPIFGACFGAQQIAKTLGYKISDAPHKEVGWAPVYLQSNTIPDIPENLTALHWHEQMFEVPQEAELLFSSDLVKNQGFLLGENVIGLQFHFEPEEDNVREIAVNDHSYPDDHNDLNQTAAEIIEHGVPKENKDVMFKLLDFITKRLK; this comes from the coding sequence ATGCGAATTAATGTATTGCAACACACTCCAAATGAAGGACCTGGTTCAATTAAAACTTGGGCTAATATGCATAACGATGAGTTTTATGTTTATCATCCAGAAACTTTTGGCGTATTGCCAACTGCTGATGAAACTGATTTGTTAGTAATTTTAGGCGGTCCAATGAGTCCCAATGATAATTTGGATTGGATTAAGCAAGAATGTAATTTAATTAGTGAACTGCTAAAAGCTCATAAGCCAATCTTTGGTGCATGTTTTGGTGCCCAACAAATTGCTAAGACTTTGGGATATAAAATTTCTGATGCACCTCATAAAGAAGTGGGGTGGGCGCCGGTATATCTACAAAGCAATACCATTCCAGATATTCCTGAAAACTTGACTGCTCTTCATTGGCATGAGCAAATGTTTGAAGTGCCACAAGAAGCAGAGCTCTTATTTTCAAGTGACTTAGTCAAAAATCAAGGTTTCTTACTTGGCGAGAATGTTATTGGGCTTCAATTCCACTTTGAGCCAGAGGAAGATAATGTGCGTGAAATTGCGGTGAATGATCATTCGTATCCTGATGATCATAATGATCTTAATCAAACTGCCGCTGAAATCATTGAACATGGCGTTCCTAAGGAAAATAAGGATGTAATGTTTAAATTGCTGGACTTTATCACAAAAAGATTAAAATAG